From the genome of Daphnia pulex isolate KAP4 chromosome 12, ASM2113471v1:
CGAGCAACTGCACGAAACGAACGCATCAATTTGCTGATGACGTATGCGTCGTCTGCACTGTGTAGTCTGCAATGGACTAAAATTGAGAATGGACACTTCAAGCaatatttcagatttcaataTTTCTCCGCTTTTTGCGTAAGTAAATCTCTAACACGTTACCTTGAAAtatgaattaaagaaaatatccgTTAACAAAAATGTCTTCATTTATCGTGTAAAACGGTTGGgttgaaagttgaaaccaACACGGCATAAACCGGTCACATGTAGAACACACTGCATGCTTTGATAGGCACGTTAGTTATTGTGATATTTTCTGTGGTAGGAACTAGGAACCGACTATCAAGTaactcatcttttttatttattttttttactacagaGAACTTTGCATTCCCTTCCAAACTGCTGATCTTGCAAATGTAGCGTACAACTCTTTGAGAGTTGACAAAGAACCCAAACGgagttcaacaacaaaaactctTTCCTTGGAGGGTAACAGTCTTAAAGTGTAAGTGTCGTAGTTTTTGTCTTCGATCAACTTGTTCTAAATATTactaatattttctttattattagatCTTTTAAATCTGGAGATACTCGCCAATTGAGAACTGCTGTGAATTCATTTCTTGACCTCCTTATTCTTGTCTCAAGGGCGATAGATGAATTTACACCTGTTAATTTCAAGTTTGAGAATGTCTCTTAAAGATTTAAGTGGACCGAGTGAGACCAAAAACACTCCTGCTCCCTATAGGGCTATTTATGGTTTTGTTCTTTGGCTGGTATCATATGTGTTCTTGATTATTTATATAGTGTGGGCATTTATTTCAGAGGAATGGCTTCATGTATTTGGATTGACATACTGGCCTCAGAAATACTGGGCTGTTGCAATCCCAGCCTATATTTTTACAGGGATTTTGCTCTTTGGCTTTGTAATCTATCCTAGTATCAACCTCTTGATCACCCCTCCATTGAATGATTTAAGGACAGTTTTAGATGAGAACTGTGCTTTCACTGCTGGTCGAGGAATTGCTCCCATAACTGATATCCCCCTTATTGAAGTATGtgaaaatttgtatttgtgaaatttgatttaaacttttttttttcaaaatttgagtAACTGCATGTATTTCACAAACCTTGGTTAGAAGAAACGCATATTTGGACAAAAACAGATTCGAAATTCTTTGATCAACAATTTGGTACGGTAAGATACAAAAACTGAAACTTTAAAATGGAAACTTCGTATTAAAGGActcaaaatattttgccaACTTAATAGAGTACAAGAAGGCTTTTCTAGGTTGTAGGACCATTCCTTATCAACTTCCGGCAATTTACCTTCTTCCATTGAGTGTCTCGAGGTAAAAGGTACGTGAAAACATACAACAGAAAGCGGTGGGGTGAGGATTTTTGAACGGGCATAggccaaacaaaaatggaaacattaggaataaaaaaattatttaccacTTAACAAAGAGTACAGGGAGGCTTTTTTAGATGATCCCTTATCAACTTCCAGCAAATACTTTGCCTGACGCAGATCTTCCATTAAGTGACTCAAAGTAAAGGTACGTGAAAACATATTAACAGGAGGTGGTTCGGGTAAGGATTGTTGAACGGGGGTAGGCCTATCTGGATGGCGGTACCTTAAACGCATGTGAAACCAAGTTCTGAAGGAACCAAACAGTTTGAAGTACGCAGAAAGAGCTGTCAAAAACGCATTCCTCTCCACTGCTGGCTGCGACCGAAAACGGGCCACTACGTCTTCACGTTTCTTTACCTCATCTATTTCCAGGTACGAGTTCAACATCCAggttaaattcaaattctccCCTTCTGGAATGGGTATTTGAGGTTTGAGTCTGTTCAGAATGACCAGTGGTAACAGAAGCTCCAGTTCAGATGAACCAAAACTACTGCAGAACGAGCTGTTTGTTAAATCGTCCGAACGTAGCACTATTTCCCTCGCCAAATTC
Proteins encoded in this window:
- the LOC124209527 gene encoding uncharacterized protein LOC124209527 — protein: MRRLHCVVCNGLKLRMDTSSNISDFNISPLFAELCIPFQTADLANVAYNSLRVDKEPKRSSTTKTLSLEGNSLKVSFKSGDTRQLRTAVNSFLDLLILVSRAIDEFTPVNFKFENVS